One window from the genome of Yamadazyma tenuis chromosome 7, complete sequence encodes:
- the lsm7 gene encoding U6 snRNP-associated protein Lsm7 (COG:A; EggNog:ENOG503P56M) translates to MESKETARDGNQNNRDHKDQRRRNNGTKQEGPKREAILDLNKYKDTQIKVEFIGGRQIVGVLKGFDQLMNLVLESVEETLRDPEDPNVLTKDTRSLGRVVVRGPSLLTISPLDGSEVIDNPFVAAEVQA, encoded by the exons ATGGAACTG AAAGAAACTGCCAGAGATGGCAACCAAAATAACAGAGACCACaaagatcaaagaagaagaaataatGGCACCAAGCAAGAAGGTCCCAAAAGAGAAGCCATTTTGGACCTTAACAAGTACAAAGACACCCAGATAAAGGTGGAGTTTATTGGAGGAAGACAAATAGTGGGAGTTTTGAAGGGATTTgaccagttgatgaatttgGTATTGGAATCGGTGGAGGAGACGTTAAGAG ACCCGGAAGACCCCAATGTGTTGACAAAGGACACCAGAAGCCTTGGCCGGGTGGTGGTCAGAGGCCCATCTTTATTGACGATTTCTCCCTTGGATGGCAGTGAGGTTATTGACAACCCGTTTGTTGCTGCCGAAGTCCAGGCGTAG